One genomic region from Rhizomicrobium palustre encodes:
- a CDS encoding LysR family transcriptional regulator: MDWDKLRIFHAVASAGSFTHAGQMLTLSQSAVSRQISALEEEINTPLFQRYARGLTLTDEGEMLYAAVSDVLARLAQAEEALKNVHDAPRGSLKVTSTHGIGTYWLVPRLSGLLTECPELEIHLVMEDRELDLSQREADVAIRMRAPVQADLIQRKLFTVHYHVYATQAYLDAHGTPLKAEDLPDHTVIGYGETAPPEVREVNWLCDLFKRCHAPNPRGRIVRINNVTGVLNACLTGLGIASVPDYVAAQHPELIRVMPDVPGPSFDVHLVYADALRQSKRVAAFRDFLVRESKDWRY, translated from the coding sequence ATGGACTGGGACAAGCTGCGTATTTTTCACGCCGTGGCGTCCGCAGGAAGCTTCACCCATGCCGGGCAGATGCTGACCCTCAGCCAGTCCGCAGTCAGCCGTCAGATCAGCGCGCTGGAAGAAGAGATCAACACACCGCTCTTTCAGCGCTATGCCCGTGGCCTCACCCTCACCGATGAAGGCGAGATGCTGTATGCGGCGGTGAGCGATGTGCTGGCTCGTCTCGCCCAGGCCGAAGAAGCGCTCAAGAATGTGCACGACGCGCCGCGCGGCTCGTTAAAGGTCACCTCCACCCATGGCATAGGCACCTATTGGCTGGTACCACGCCTGTCGGGGCTTTTGACCGAATGCCCGGAGCTGGAAATCCATCTCGTGATGGAGGATCGCGAGCTCGATCTTTCCCAGCGCGAGGCTGACGTCGCCATCCGCATGCGCGCGCCGGTGCAGGCCGATCTCATTCAGAGAAAGCTCTTCACCGTTCATTATCACGTCTACGCGACCCAGGCCTATCTCGATGCCCATGGCACGCCGTTGAAGGCCGAGGATCTGCCCGACCACACCGTGATCGGTTATGGCGAAACCGCGCCGCCGGAAGTGCGTGAGGTCAATTGGCTCTGCGATCTGTTCAAGCGTTGTCATGCACCCAATCCGCGCGGGCGCATCGTGCGCATCAATAACGTGACGGGCGTACTGAACGCCTGTCTGACCGGTCTTGGCATTGCCTCTGTGCCCGATTACGTCGCGGCGCAGCATCCCGAACTGATCCGCGTCATGCCTGATGTGCCGGGCCCCAGCTTCGATGTGCATCTGGTCTATGCTGATGCTTTGCGCCAGTCCAAACGCGTTGCCGCTTTCCGTGATTTCCTGGTGCGCGAATCCAAGGATTGGCGTTACTAA
- the trxB gene encoding thioredoxin-disulfide reductase has translation MSDSTNDPIHSKVIILGSGPAGCTAAIYAARAMLEPILISGMQPGGQLTITTEIENFPGFAEAIQGPWLMQQMEEQAKNLGTRFVTDLIASVDFARRPFTLIGDSGQRYTADTVVIATGAQANWLGLDSENHFQGSGVSACATCDGFFYRGKKVAVVGGGNTAAEEALFLTNFAEKVTLIHRRDKLRCDATNMKRLEANPKIEVLYDHEVAEVLGSEAPKGVTGVALRNCITGTVTEIDVDGLFIAIGHSPATSLFKGQVEMDEFGYIKTAPDSTHTSVAGVFAAGDVKDRVFRQAVTAAGMGCMAALEAERFLAGAHFEPSW, from the coding sequence GTGTCCGACTCCACCAATGACCCCATCCATTCCAAGGTCATCATCCTGGGCAGCGGCCCTGCGGGTTGCACCGCGGCGATTTACGCCGCCCGCGCCATGCTGGAGCCGATCCTGATTTCCGGGATGCAGCCGGGCGGGCAGCTCACCATCACCACCGAGATTGAGAATTTCCCGGGTTTTGCTGAGGCGATTCAAGGCCCTTGGCTGATGCAACAGATGGAAGAGCAGGCCAAGAATCTGGGCACCCGCTTCGTCACCGACCTGATCGCTTCGGTCGATTTCGCCCGCCGCCCTTTCACCCTGATCGGGGATTCGGGCCAGCGCTACACCGCCGACACGGTGGTGATCGCCACCGGCGCCCAGGCCAATTGGCTGGGGCTGGATTCTGAGAATCACTTCCAGGGCTCGGGCGTTTCGGCCTGCGCCACCTGCGATGGGTTCTTCTATCGCGGAAAAAAGGTCGCGGTGGTCGGTGGCGGCAACACCGCGGCGGAGGAAGCACTGTTCCTGACCAACTTCGCCGAGAAGGTCACGCTCATCCATCGCCGCGATAAACTGCGCTGCGATGCGACCAATATGAAGCGTTTGGAGGCCAATCCGAAGATCGAAGTCCTCTATGACCACGAGGTTGCCGAGGTTTTGGGCAGCGAGGCGCCTAAAGGAGTGACAGGTGTGGCTCTGCGCAACTGCATCACCGGCACCGTCACCGAAATCGACGTGGACGGACTTTTCATTGCCATCGGCCACTCTCCCGCAACCTCTTTGTTCAAGGGGCAGGTGGAGATGGACGAATTCGGTTATATCAAGACTGCACCCGATTCCACGCATACCAGTGTGGCCGGTGTCTTCGCGGCGGGCGACGTCAAAGATCGCGTCTTCCGTCAGGCCGTCACCGCGGCGGGGATGGGGTGCATGGCGGCGCTAGAGGCCGAGCGCTTCCTGGCGGGGGCGCATTTTGAGCCCTCCTGGTAG
- a CDS encoding Lrp/AsnC family transcriptional regulator, with translation MEHHKLDSIDVKILAELQADGRITNVELSRRAKITAPPCLRRMRALEKAGFIQGYHAVLDAKSLGFEVTGFAFVGLASQHDQDLKSFEEHVRSWPNVRECYMLSGEVDFILKIVAKDLSSFQSFITEVLTAEKNVASVKTALSIHASKNAPGVPIESKL, from the coding sequence TTGGAGCACCATAAGCTCGATTCTATCGACGTGAAGATCCTCGCCGAACTGCAGGCGGACGGACGCATCACCAATGTCGAACTCTCCCGCCGGGCGAAAATCACCGCCCCGCCCTGCCTGCGCCGCATGCGGGCGCTGGAAAAAGCCGGGTTCATTCAGGGCTATCACGCCGTTCTTGACGCCAAATCGCTCGGCTTCGAAGTGACGGGCTTTGCCTTTGTCGGCCTTGCCAGCCAGCACGACCAAGATCTGAAAAGCTTTGAGGAGCATGTGCGATCCTGGCCGAATGTGCGCGAATGCTACATGCTTTCAGGTGAAGTCGACTTCATCCTGAAAATCGTCGCCAAGGACCTTTCGAGCTTCCAGAGCTTCATCACCGAAGTTCTGACCGCCGAGAAGAATGTCGCGAGCGTCAAGACAGCCCTTTCCATCCACGCCTCGAAGAATGCGCCGGGCGTGCCGATCGAAAGCAAGCTGTAA
- a CDS encoding amino acid permease produces MRNFAAVFRRLKPIESVHDNPGTEKLVPTLSWHHLVALGVGGIVGTGIYTLIGQAAGLAGPGMIVSFIIAGLVSACAALAYAEMATMMPAAGSAYTYSYVVMGEPIAWLVGWSLILEYTVVCAAVAVGWSAYAAGFMAWLNLPIVPELLKGPSAGGIINLPAVGICLAVAGLLAAGTRESATVNFVLVILKLAALAAFVALALPAFNSAHFTPFLPYGWSSMTAAGVKLGVLPAASLIFFAFYGFDTISTAAEEAKRPGRDLSVGIVGSMLLCTVIYIAVALAAIGAVPVAVFAPSAEPLALILRTIHQENWSAMIGLAAIIAFPTVIMVFMYGQSRIFFVMARDRLLPGSLAKVNSRTGTPIAVTIFTGVVSAVISGLAPLSEIAQLANSGTLCAFIAVALSMMIFRVRDPARKRVFKTPLWGLVGTGAIVGCLYLFASLPLDTQIRFVIWNAIGLVVYLAYSVRKSRLAK; encoded by the coding sequence ATGCGCAATTTCGCAGCGGTCTTCAGGCGGCTGAAACCCATCGAAAGCGTGCACGATAATCCCGGCACCGAAAAACTTGTTCCCACCCTTTCCTGGCATCATCTCGTCGCCCTTGGCGTGGGCGGCATTGTCGGCACCGGCATCTATACCCTGATCGGGCAGGCGGCGGGGCTTGCCGGTCCCGGCATGATCGTCTCTTTCATCATCGCTGGCCTCGTCAGCGCCTGTGCCGCGCTCGCTTATGCTGAGATGGCGACCATGATGCCCGCCGCCGGCAGTGCCTATACCTATAGCTATGTCGTGATGGGCGAGCCGATTGCCTGGCTGGTCGGCTGGAGTCTGATCCTTGAATATACCGTGGTCTGTGCCGCGGTTGCTGTGGGCTGGTCTGCTTATGCGGCCGGTTTCATGGCTTGGCTCAATCTGCCCATCGTCCCGGAATTGCTGAAGGGGCCGAGTGCGGGCGGGATCATCAATCTTCCTGCCGTGGGTATTTGTCTGGCGGTGGCGGGATTGCTCGCAGCCGGCACACGCGAAAGCGCCACCGTGAATTTCGTGCTGGTGATCCTCAAGCTCGCCGCTTTGGCCGCTTTCGTGGCGCTGGCCTTGCCCGCCTTCAACAGCGCCCATTTCACACCCTTCCTGCCTTATGGCTGGTCCTCGATGACCGCGGCAGGTGTGAAGCTCGGCGTGTTGCCCGCAGCCTCGCTGATCTTCTTTGCCTTTTATGGCTTCGATACGATTTCTACCGCCGCCGAAGAGGCCAAGCGTCCGGGCCGCGATCTTTCCGTCGGCATTGTTGGCTCGATGCTGCTCTGTACGGTGATTTATATCGCGGTGGCGCTGGCGGCGATTGGCGCGGTGCCCGTGGCGGTTTTCGCGCCCAGCGCCGAACCTTTGGCGCTGATCCTGCGCACCATTCATCAGGAAAATTGGTCCGCCATGATCGGCCTTGCTGCGATCATCGCTTTTCCGACGGTGATCATGGTCTTCATGTATGGCCAGAGCCGCATCTTTTTCGTCATGGCGCGCGACCGGCTCTTGCCCGGCAGTCTTGCCAAGGTGAATTCGCGCACGGGCACGCCCATCGCAGTCACGATCTTCACGGGTGTTGTCTCGGCGGTGATTTCGGGCCTCGCGCCCCTCAGCGAGATCGCCCAGCTTGCCAATTCCGGCACGCTCTGCGCCTTCATCGCGGTGGCCCTGTCGATGATGATCTTTCGCGTCAGGGACCCGGCGCGCAAACGCGTGTTCAAAACCCCGCTTTGGGGGCTGGTGGGAACGGGTGCGATTGTTGGCTGTCTCTATCTTTTCGCCAGCCTGCCGCTCGATACCCAGATCCGCTTCGTGATTTGGAACGCGATCGGCCTTGTTGTTTATCTGGCCTATAGCGTCCGCAAATCACGTCTGGCGAAGTAA
- a CDS encoding phosphotransferase family protein — protein sequence MCLTALEPSLRVMGLLAPGESFTAEPLAGGISCDVYLVTVRGRSYCVKAALPKLRVAADWRAPADRSHAEVAWMKLVGGIDPDWVPMVLGEDRAHHIFAMEYLPPETHRNWKAELAAGHADPAFAAELGDRLARIHSETAGREDIARDFRNGVHFHALRVDAYLLHTAAKHADVAPIIKGMARNLSAAHIALMHGDISPKNILMGPQGPVFLDAETCSYGDPAFDLAFCLNHLLLKSVWHPAHAAAYAATFTSLARAYFKGASWEHRAGLERRVSGLLSVLLLARIDGKSPVEYLTAPSDQIFVREQAKAFLKDGIGHLDALLERWTEALNARQIEADSKGREECAISQRSSGG from the coding sequence ATGTGCTTGACCGCGCTCGAACCGTCCCTTCGCGTTATGGGTTTGCTGGCGCCTGGGGAAAGCTTTACCGCCGAGCCGCTCGCGGGCGGCATCTCCTGTGATGTCTATCTCGTCACCGTAAGGGGCCGTTCTTATTGCGTGAAAGCGGCTTTGCCGAAGCTGCGCGTCGCCGCCGATTGGCGCGCTCCGGCTGACCGCAGCCATGCCGAAGTCGCCTGGATGAAGCTCGTTGGCGGCATCGATCCGGATTGGGTGCCGATGGTGCTAGGCGAGGACCGCGCTCATCACATTTTTGCGATGGAGTACTTACCACCCGAGACGCATAGGAATTGGAAGGCCGAACTCGCCGCGGGCCATGCCGATCCAGCCTTTGCGGCGGAGCTGGGCGATCGCCTCGCGCGCATTCATAGCGAGACGGCGGGCCGCGAGGATATCGCGCGCGATTTTCGCAATGGGGTTCATTTCCACGCCTTGCGGGTGGATGCCTATCTCCTCCATACCGCCGCCAAACATGCAGATGTCGCGCCCATAATAAAGGGGATGGCGCGCAACCTTTCCGCTGCGCATATCGCGCTGATGCATGGCGATATCAGCCCCAAGAATATTCTGATGGGGCCGCAAGGGCCGGTCTTTCTCGATGCCGAAACCTGCTCCTATGGCGATCCCGCTTTCGATCTGGCCTTCTGTCTCAATCATCTTTTGCTGAAAAGCGTTTGGCATCCCGCGCATGCCGCAGCTTACGCCGCCACGTTTACAAGCCTTGCACGGGCGTATTTCAAGGGTGCGAGCTGGGAACACCGCGCGGGGTTGGAACGGCGCGTAAGTGGGCTTTTATCCGTGCTGCTTTTGGCGCGGATCGACGGCAAATCGCCGGTCGAATATCTGACCGCCCCCTCCGATCAGATTTTCGTGCGAGAACAAGCCAAAGCCTTTCTCAAAGATGGCATTGGCCATCTCGATGCTCTTCTGGAGCGCTGGACAGAGGCCCTTAACGCTCGTCAAATAGAGGCCGACTCAAAGGGGCGGGAAGAATGCGCAATTTCGCAGCGGTCTTCAGGCGGCTGA
- a CDS encoding class I SAM-dependent methyltransferase, with the protein MKKMLSAVLLSGAVLSMAALAAKPAAITTALSDTARPADDVKRDGDRKPAEMLEFSKIKPGAKVMDLVPGGGYFTRIFAKAVGPEGWVYAYQPSELDSFSKGKSPKILAVAKEYPNVSVIHAPINDLSAPEALDVVFTAQNYHDMKDDFFKPADTDKVNKAVFKALKPGGLYIVIDHAAEKGSGLRDTNTLHRIDEAAVKQEITAAGFEFAGESKVLRNTKDPKTANVFDPSIRGKTDQFVYKFRKPLKAK; encoded by the coding sequence ATGAAAAAAATGCTTTCGGCCGTCCTTTTATCCGGCGCGGTTTTGTCGATGGCGGCGCTGGCGGCCAAGCCTGCCGCGATCACCACCGCGCTTAGCGACACTGCGCGTCCCGCAGACGATGTGAAACGCGATGGCGACCGCAAGCCCGCCGAGATGCTGGAATTTTCCAAAATCAAGCCGGGCGCCAAGGTGATGGATCTGGTTCCGGGCGGCGGCTATTTCACCAGAATCTTCGCCAAGGCCGTAGGGCCGGAGGGCTGGGTCTATGCCTACCAGCCGAGCGAACTCGACAGCTTCTCGAAGGGCAAATCGCCCAAGATCCTGGCGGTGGCCAAGGAATACCCGAACGTCAGCGTCATCCATGCCCCTATTAACGATCTCAGCGCGCCCGAAGCCCTCGATGTGGTTTTCACAGCCCAGAACTACCACGACATGAAGGACGATTTTTTCAAGCCGGCGGACACCGACAAGGTCAACAAAGCGGTGTTTAAGGCTTTGAAACCAGGCGGGCTTTATATCGTGATCGATCATGCCGCGGAAAAGGGCTCGGGCCTCCGGGATACCAATACGCTGCATCGCATCGACGAAGCGGCGGTGAAACAGGAAATAACTGCGGCCGGGTTCGAATTTGCAGGCGAGTCCAAGGTTCTGCGCAATACCAAGGACCCCAAGACCGCCAACGTTTTCGATCCCTCCATCCGCGGTAAAACCGACCAATTCGTCTATAAGTTCAGAAAGCCCCTGAAGGCCAAATAG
- a CDS encoding tetratricopeptide repeat protein, with product MRAYAWWAVTAIAVIAAGMWIVPAPPVQGLSMAVCRGGEGIAFYQQVAACSDLILDPSLSAKKRAVMLTRRAAAYSGEGDYATAINDLSEAVKIAPGDEEAWLARADARDNADDDTGALRDYARALALKEDDDRAYNNRGWAYVRLGKLDKAMADYNTAISLMPGIALYYENRGNLWRKLDQADKATADYSQAIAIFPGYTRAYRDRADTFADTDETDKAIADYRAALKHNAQDALAWNGLGCMMDRKEDTAAAIKAFDNAIKYAPKFAIAYDNRGLMRQKKDDAKGALSDFSKAISLDPKNLDMLRHHAEALAALDQNDKALKEYARILKQTPEDYASLNRRGNIYNRNGQYDLAIADYAAALKLLPGNEVLLTNRADALQASGKPEAALKDISAALEKAPSSDRYRRRGDVYADLHRSEAAAADYGRALKLDPDNWVAYYNRGVLLNNAGETETALKDFNAAVARSLGEDKSIALSGRAEAFFALKQDKKVLADCAEAEKLDSQNALPFYWRGKVHARAGEDKLALADFDAAIKRDDGLGEAWYQRGLIKRRLGDKPGGDADIARSKALAKASA from the coding sequence ATGCGGGCCTATGCGTGGTGGGCTGTGACGGCTATAGCCGTTATCGCCGCCGGGATGTGGATTGTACCCGCGCCGCCGGTGCAGGGCCTTTCTATGGCTGTCTGCCGCGGCGGCGAAGGCATCGCGTTTTACCAGCAAGTCGCCGCCTGCTCTGACCTCATCCTGGATCCGAGCCTTTCGGCGAAAAAACGCGCCGTGATGCTGACCCGCCGTGCCGCCGCCTATTCGGGCGAAGGCGATTATGCCACCGCGATCAACGATCTGAGCGAGGCGGTGAAAATCGCTCCAGGCGATGAAGAAGCCTGGCTCGCCCGCGCCGACGCGCGTGACAATGCCGATGACGATACGGGCGCGCTGCGCGATTACGCCCGCGCCTTGGCGCTGAAGGAAGATGACGACCGCGCCTATAACAATCGCGGCTGGGCCTATGTGCGCCTTGGCAAGCTCGACAAGGCCATGGCCGATTACAATACAGCGATTTCCTTGATGCCGGGCATCGCGCTCTATTACGAGAACCGCGGCAATCTCTGGCGCAAACTCGATCAGGCCGACAAAGCCACCGCCGATTACAGCCAGGCCATCGCCATTTTTCCCGGCTATACGCGCGCTTATCGCGACCGCGCCGATACTTTCGCGGACACCGATGAAACCGATAAAGCGATTGCCGATTACCGTGCTGCCTTAAAGCACAACGCCCAAGACGCGCTGGCCTGGAATGGGCTTGGCTGCATGATGGACCGCAAGGAAGATACCGCGGCGGCGATCAAGGCTTTCGATAACGCCATCAAATACGCGCCGAAATTCGCCATCGCCTATGATAATCGCGGCCTGATGCGCCAAAAGAAAGACGATGCCAAAGGTGCGCTCAGTGATTTCAGCAAGGCGATCAGCCTTGATCCGAAAAACCTCGACATGCTGCGCCACCATGCGGAGGCGCTGGCGGCGCTCGACCAGAACGACAAGGCGCTGAAAGAGTATGCACGCATCCTGAAACAGACGCCGGAGGATTATGCGAGCCTCAACCGGCGTGGAAATATCTATAACCGCAATGGGCAATATGATCTGGCCATCGCCGATTATGCGGCGGCTCTCAAACTTTTGCCCGGCAACGAAGTGCTGCTGACCAATCGCGCCGACGCCTTGCAAGCCAGCGGCAAGCCGGAGGCCGCGCTGAAGGACATTTCCGCCGCGCTGGAAAAAGCGCCAAGCTCCGACCGCTATCGCCGCCGGGGCGATGTCTATGCCGATCTGCACCGTTCAGAAGCGGCAGCCGCCGATTACGGGCGGGCGCTGAAACTCGATCCCGATAATTGGGTCGCCTACTACAATCGCGGGGTGCTGCTCAATAACGCGGGCGAGACCGAGACGGCGCTGAAGGATTTCAATGCCGCCGTGGCGCGCAGCTTAGGCGAAGATAAATCCATCGCGCTGTCCGGCCGGGCGGAAGCCTTCTTCGCCCTGAAGCAGGACAAGAAGGTACTCGCCGATTGCGCCGAGGCCGAGAAACTCGATTCCCAGAACGCCCTGCCCTTTTACTGGCGCGGCAAAGTTCATGCGCGGGCCGGAGAGGACAAGCTGGCGCTCGCCGATTTCGATGCCGCGATTAAGCGTGACGATGGCCTGGGCGAAGCCTGGTATCAGCGCGGGCTCATCAAGCGGCGGCTGGGCGATAAGCCGGGCGGAGACGCCGATATCGCGCGTTCCAAAGCCTTGGCCAAAGCTTCCGCGTAA
- a CDS encoding amidohydrolase has protein sequence MAGVTLLLLSGCAAMGGDGAKPVAAKALPKGLDASANPDPFPSTYKPLPGKTVAIVGANILTATGKEIDGGVVVLEGGKITAVGAAGTAVPQGAEIIDGKGKWVTPGVIDAHSHLGVYPTPAVQAHSDGNEATDPNTAQVWAEHSIWPQDPGFNRARAGGVTTLEILPGSANLFGGRAAIVKNVPSVTYQGMKFPGAPYGLKMACGENPKRVYGSKGRSPSTAMGNVAGYRKAWIDAAEYMRKWDEYHAKVGRGEKADPPKRDLQLDTLAGVIRGEILVQNHCYRADEMATMIDISHEFGFHVAMFHHASEAYKAADILAKENVCIATWADWANFKMESLDGIEANAAIAHKKGVCVVIHSDDETITQHLNQEAAIAMTAGNRIGLNISKADAISWITANPAKAIGILDKTGTLETGKAGDLVVWSTDPFSVYAKADKVFIDGALVYDRFDPAKKAKSDFELGQPGAGEFQ, from the coding sequence ATGGCGGGGGTGACCCTCCTGCTGCTATCGGGGTGTGCCGCAATGGGCGGCGACGGGGCAAAACCCGTGGCTGCGAAGGCATTGCCCAAAGGGCTTGATGCCTCGGCCAATCCTGATCCTTTCCCCTCCACCTATAAGCCCCTGCCGGGCAAGACCGTCGCCATTGTGGGCGCCAACATCCTGACCGCGACCGGCAAGGAGATTGATGGCGGCGTGGTGGTGCTGGAGGGCGGCAAGATCACCGCCGTGGGCGCGGCAGGCACCGCGGTACCGCAAGGCGCCGAAATCATCGACGGCAAAGGCAAATGGGTGACACCCGGCGTGATCGATGCCCATAGCCATTTGGGTGTTTATCCCACCCCGGCGGTGCAAGCCCATTCCGATGGCAATGAAGCGACCGATCCCAATACCGCGCAGGTCTGGGCGGAACATTCGATCTGGCCGCAAGACCCCGGCTTCAATCGCGCCCGCGCGGGCGGCGTGACCACGCTGGAAATCCTGCCCGGCTCGGCGAATTTGTTCGGCGGACGCGCGGCCATCGTCAAGAACGTACCTTCGGTCACCTATCAAGGTATGAAGTTTCCCGGCGCGCCTTATGGCCTGAAAATGGCCTGCGGTGAGAATCCCAAGCGCGTCTATGGCAGCAAGGGCCGTTCGCCTTCCACCGCCATGGGTAATGTTGCGGGCTACCGCAAAGCCTGGATCGATGCCGCCGAATACATGCGCAAATGGGACGAGTATCACGCCAAGGTCGGGCGCGGTGAGAAAGCCGATCCGCCCAAGCGCGATCTGCAGCTCGACACGCTGGCGGGCGTGATCCGCGGCGAGATCCTGGTGCAGAACCACTGCTATCGCGCCGACGAAATGGCGACCATGATCGATATCAGCCATGAATTCGGCTTCCATGTCGCCATGTTCCACCATGCCAGCGAGGCCTATAAGGCAGCCGATATTCTCGCCAAGGAAAACGTCTGCATCGCCACCTGGGCCGATTGGGCCAACTTCAAGATGGAATCTCTCGACGGCATCGAAGCCAATGCCGCCATCGCCCATAAGAAGGGCGTCTGCGTGGTGATCCATTCCGATGACGAGACCATCACTCAGCATCTGAACCAGGAAGCGGCCATCGCCATGACGGCGGGCAACCGTATCGGGCTCAACATCTCCAAGGCCGACGCCATTTCCTGGATCACCGCCAATCCGGCCAAGGCCATCGGCATTCTCGACAAGACCGGCACGTTAGAGACCGGCAAGGCAGGCGATTTGGTGGTATGGAGCACCGATCCCTTCTCGGTCTATGCCAAGGCGGACAAGGTGTTCATCGACGGCGCCCTCGTCTACGACCGCTTCGATCCCGCCAAAAAAGCCAAATCCGATTTCGAACTCGGCCAGCCGGGCGCAGGAGAATTCCAATGA
- a CDS encoding amidohydrolase family protein — protein sequence MSRIASLLLAASAFALSANAETIAITHAKIETASAAGTIEDGTLVIKDGKIAAVGAHVAVPSGARVIDAKGGVVTPGLFAASTDLTAVEVGGVRSTHEESAKLGAAFDVQYGINPASTLVPLARQTGLTRVMVTPVSPRGFGGDQDENVGEEFTAGTDSEGVAASSLFGGRAAGVVLKAGDTDPVFAPKAAVAVDLGDAGARVAGSHGAALQLLKTALEDARSYGKRRAAYENGQTRAYSLSHEELEALQPVLAGKAPLLARVHSAGDIRQLLKLAKEQHIKLVLEGAEEAWLVADALAATKTPVIIDTEQDLPQQFESLGARLDNAARLEKAGVLFAISGSRSFNELRQARFNAGTAVANGLSYAAAIKAVTVNPARIWGLEAKLGTLAPGKEADVVLWNGDPLETTTWPVTVIIAGVEQPQGSRGFELRDRYLHVNDGMPSAYH from the coding sequence ATGAGCCGTATCGCTTCTCTTTTGCTGGCGGCTTCGGCTTTCGCACTGAGTGCCAATGCCGAGACCATCGCTATCACCCATGCCAAGATCGAAACCGCGAGCGCGGCGGGAACCATCGAAGATGGCACGCTGGTGATCAAGGACGGCAAGATCGCTGCTGTCGGCGCGCATGTAGCCGTGCCTTCGGGCGCGCGCGTGATCGACGCCAAAGGCGGCGTGGTGACACCAGGCCTGTTCGCGGCCTCGACCGATCTCACCGCTGTGGAAGTGGGCGGGGTGCGCAGCACGCATGAAGAAAGCGCCAAGCTGGGCGCAGCCTTCGATGTGCAGTACGGCATCAACCCTGCCTCCACCCTGGTGCCGCTGGCGCGCCAGACGGGGCTGACCCGCGTGATGGTGACGCCGGTTTCGCCGCGCGGCTTTGGCGGCGATCAGGACGAGAATGTCGGTGAGGAGTTCACCGCGGGCACCGATAGCGAAGGCGTCGCCGCCTCCAGCCTGTTCGGCGGACGGGCGGCAGGCGTGGTGCTGAAGGCAGGCGATACCGATCCGGTCTTCGCACCCAAAGCAGCTGTGGCAGTTGATCTGGGCGATGCGGGCGCACGGGTGGCGGGCTCGCATGGCGCGGCGCTGCAGCTTTTGAAAACCGCCCTCGAGGACGCGCGCTCTTACGGCAAGCGGCGGGCGGCTTATGAGAATGGCCAGACCCGCGCCTATTCCCTGAGCCACGAGGAGCTGGAAGCCTTACAGCCGGTGCTCGCCGGAAAAGCGCCCTTGCTCGCGCGCGTGCATAGCGCCGGTGACATCCGCCAGCTTTTAAAGCTTGCCAAGGAACAGCACATCAAGCTGGTGCTGGAAGGCGCCGAAGAGGCTTGGCTGGTGGCCGATGCTTTGGCGGCAACGAAAACGCCGGTGATCATCGACACCGAACAGGACCTGCCGCAGCAATTCGAAAGCCTGGGGGCGCGGCTCGACAATGCCGCGCGGCTGGAGAAGGCGGGCGTGCTCTTTGCCATCTCGGGCAGCCGCAGCTTCAACGAACTGCGCCAGGCGCGCTTCAATGCGGGCACAGCCGTTGCCAATGGGCTTTCCTATGCGGCGGCCATAAAGGCAGTGACGGTCAACCCGGCGCGCATCTGGGGGCTGGAGGCAAAGCTCGGCACGCTGGCGCCGGGCAAGGAAGCCGATGTGGTGCTGTGGAATGGAGATCCCTTGGAGACCACCACATGGCCGGTGACGGTCATTATCGCCGGCGTGGAACAGCCCCAAGGCTCACGCGGCTTCGAACTGCGCGACCGTTACCTGCATGTCAATGACGGCATGCCGTCCGCCTATCACTGA